One genomic segment of Streptomyces niveus includes these proteins:
- a CDS encoding ABC transporter ATP-binding protein — translation MTVVIETRGLSKRYRGGQLAVDRLDLAVPAGSVFGFLGPNGSGKTTTIRMLMGLIEPTEGTASVLGRAMPRAAGAVLPHVGALIEGPALYGYLNGRDNLLRYDSADPTADPRTRRARVAGALERVGLTAAGGKKAKAYSLGMKQRLALAAALLQPRRLLVLDEPTNGLDPQGMREIRALVRELAGEGTTVFLSSHLLDEIEQVCTHAAVMARGRLLTQGTVAELAAGTRGRLAVTTPDPGDAARVLKELGVTDVTVAGDRVTGELPVSGEGEPAEPAELNAELVRAGVRVRAFGVERASLEDAFVALTGEGFDVAG, via the coding sequence ATGACCGTCGTCATAGAGACACGCGGGCTCAGCAAGCGCTACCGGGGCGGGCAGCTCGCGGTCGACCGTCTCGACCTCGCCGTGCCCGCCGGCAGCGTCTTCGGATTCCTCGGACCCAACGGCTCGGGCAAGACCACCACCATCCGCATGCTGATGGGCCTGATCGAACCGACCGAGGGCACCGCGTCGGTCCTCGGCCGCGCCATGCCGCGCGCCGCCGGGGCCGTACTGCCGCACGTCGGCGCGTTGATCGAAGGGCCCGCGCTGTACGGGTACTTGAACGGCCGCGACAATCTCCTGCGGTACGACTCCGCCGACCCCACCGCCGATCCGCGCACCCGGCGGGCCCGGGTGGCCGGGGCCCTGGAACGGGTCGGGCTCACGGCGGCGGGCGGGAAGAAGGCGAAGGCGTACTCGCTGGGCATGAAACAGCGGCTCGCGCTCGCCGCCGCGCTGCTCCAGCCGCGCAGACTCCTGGTGCTCGACGAGCCGACGAACGGGCTCGACCCGCAGGGCATGCGGGAGATCAGGGCGCTGGTGCGGGAGCTGGCGGGGGAGGGGACGACGGTCTTCCTCTCCTCGCACCTGCTGGACGAGATCGAGCAGGTGTGCACGCACGCGGCCGTGATGGCGCGCGGGCGGCTGCTGACCCAGGGCACGGTCGCCGAGCTGGCGGCGGGCACCCGGGGTCGGCTGGCGGTCACGACGCCCGATCCGGGGGACGCGGCGCGGGTGCTGAAGGAGCTGGGGGTCACCGATGTGACCGTGGCCGGGGACAGGGTGACCGGGGAGCTGCCGGTGTCCGGCGAGGGGGAGCCGGCCGAGCCGGCTGAGCTGAACGCCGAGCTGGTACGGGCGGGGGTGCGCGTACGGGCCTTCGGGGTCGAGCGGGCGTCGCTGGAGGACGCGTTCGTGGCTCTGACCGGGGAGGGATTCGATGTCGCGGGTTGA
- a CDS encoding LolA family protein: protein MAPNDSAQITGGNGEAGELPAGRRRAARYVVPVAVAGVAAATIGLVPALAAAGDPELPKISAQELIEKIAASDTEQLSGTVKVKTDLGIPAIGGLGGATAGAFAPKGGTEDGEKGGSAAEPTGRMMELATGEHTLRVAADGPDKQRVSILDSAAEYSLIHNSGEVWAYDSASNEAYHAKAPAGAKGSGKDSAKGEDGKDQAVPKDVPATPQDFAREALKAAGDTTSVTVDGTARIAGRDAYQLVIKPKQDGSTVGSIKVAVDSSTGTPLKFTLLPSSGGKAAIDVGFTKVDFSKPAASTFDFSPPKGAKVTEADESKAAGKDEAHKVPKGAEGLGSEPNVIGEGWTSVVQLDTGAKSPAGAVSEDVPAQAQQFMDALGDKVEGKFGSGMVFKTRLVNALMTDDGKVYVGAVTKDALVKVANEAK, encoded by the coding sequence ATGGCACCGAACGACAGCGCACAGATCACCGGCGGGAACGGCGAGGCCGGGGAGCTTCCGGCGGGCCGTCGCAGAGCGGCGCGCTATGTGGTTCCGGTCGCGGTGGCCGGAGTGGCCGCGGCGACCATCGGCCTCGTCCCCGCGCTCGCCGCGGCGGGCGATCCGGAACTTCCGAAGATCAGCGCGCAGGAGCTGATCGAGAAGATCGCCGCGTCCGACACCGAGCAGCTGTCCGGCACGGTCAAGGTCAAGACGGACCTCGGCATCCCCGCCATCGGCGGCCTGGGCGGTGCCACCGCGGGAGCGTTCGCGCCGAAGGGCGGTACCGAAGACGGCGAGAAGGGCGGTTCGGCAGCCGAGCCGACCGGCCGGATGATGGAGCTGGCGACCGGCGAGCACACCCTGCGGGTCGCCGCCGACGGACCCGACAAGCAGCGGGTGTCGATCCTCGACAGCGCCGCCGAGTACAGCCTGATCCACAACAGCGGCGAGGTGTGGGCGTACGACAGCGCCTCGAACGAGGCGTACCACGCCAAGGCGCCCGCCGGCGCGAAGGGTTCGGGCAAGGACTCGGCGAAGGGCGAGGACGGCAAGGACCAGGCCGTTCCGAAGGACGTGCCCGCCACGCCCCAGGACTTCGCGCGGGAGGCGCTGAAGGCCGCGGGTGACACCACCTCGGTCACCGTGGACGGCACGGCCCGGATCGCGGGCCGTGACGCCTACCAGCTGGTGATCAAGCCCAAGCAGGACGGCTCGACGGTCGGCTCGATCAAGGTCGCGGTCGACTCCAGTACTGGTACGCCGCTGAAGTTCACCCTCCTGCCGAGCAGCGGTGGCAAGGCGGCGATCGACGTCGGCTTCACCAAGGTCGACTTCTCGAAGCCGGCCGCGTCCACCTTCGACTTCTCGCCCCCCAAGGGCGCGAAGGTGACGGAGGCCGACGAGTCGAAGGCCGCCGGCAAGGACGAGGCCCACAAGGTGCCCAAGGGCGCCGAGGGCCTCGGATCCGAGCCGAACGTCATCGGTGAGGGATGGACCTCGGTGGTCCAGCTCGACACGGGCGCCAAGAGCCCGGCCGGTGCCGTGTCCGAGGACGTGCCGGCCCAGGCGCAGCAGTTCATGGACGCCCTGGGCGACAAGGTCGAGGGGAAGTTCGGTTCGGGCATGGTCTTCAAGACGCGCCTGGTGAACGCCCTGATGACGGACGACGGCAAGGTCTACGTCGGCGCGGTAACCAAGGACGCGCTGGTGAAGGTCGCCAACGAGGCGAAGTAG
- a CDS encoding polyprenyl synthetase family protein has protein sequence MTVVGPFGLSVRDPALEADVLNGLSAVEAGLLEATKSEVPFITEAAQHLVRAGGKRFRPLVVMLAAQFGDPYAPGIVPAAVVVELTHLATLYHDDVMDEADVRRGVDSANSRWGNSVAVLTGDFLFARASHILADLGPEAVRIQAEAFERLVTGQILETAGPRDGRDPVSHYLDVLAGKTGALFAVSGRFGALTSGADETVTDILTQYGERLGVAFQLADDVLDIASDSHESGKTPGTDLREGIPTLPVLLLREQAQAHGRPEDVALVELLDGDLTDDARHAEALVGLRAHPALEQARRDTVRYAEEARSALAPLPECYAKSALLELCDAVVHRAG, from the coding sequence GTGACCGTCGTCGGGCCGTTCGGGTTGAGCGTGCGGGACCCGGCTCTTGAAGCCGATGTCCTGAACGGATTGTCGGCCGTGGAGGCGGGTCTCCTCGAAGCCACCAAGAGCGAGGTCCCGTTCATCACGGAAGCCGCGCAGCATCTGGTGCGCGCCGGCGGCAAGCGGTTCCGGCCGCTGGTCGTGATGCTGGCGGCCCAGTTCGGCGACCCGTACGCCCCCGGGATCGTGCCGGCGGCCGTCGTCGTCGAGCTGACCCACCTGGCGACGCTCTACCACGACGACGTGATGGACGAGGCGGACGTACGCCGGGGTGTGGACAGCGCCAACAGCCGCTGGGGCAACTCCGTCGCGGTCCTCACCGGTGACTTCCTCTTCGCCCGCGCCTCGCACATCCTGGCGGACCTCGGGCCGGAGGCCGTACGCATCCAGGCCGAGGCGTTCGAACGGCTGGTCACGGGTCAGATCCTGGAGACGGCGGGACCGCGCGACGGGCGCGACCCCGTCAGCCACTACCTCGACGTGCTCGCCGGCAAGACCGGCGCCCTGTTCGCCGTGTCGGGCCGCTTCGGCGCGCTGACGTCCGGCGCCGACGAGACGGTCACCGACATCCTCACCCAGTACGGTGAGCGGCTCGGCGTCGCCTTCCAGCTCGCCGACGACGTCCTGGACATCGCCAGCGACTCCCACGAGTCCGGCAAGACCCCCGGCACCGACCTGCGCGAGGGCATCCCCACGCTGCCGGTGCTGCTGCTGCGCGAGCAGGCCCAGGCACACGGCCGTCCGGAGGACGTGGCGCTCGTGGAGCTGCTGGACGGCGACCTGACGGACGACGCCCGGCACGCGGAAGCGCTGGTCGGGCTGCGCGCCCACCCGGCGCTGGAGCAGGCGCGGCGCGACACCGTCCGGTACGCCGAGGAGGCGCGCTCGGCGCTCGCCCCGCTGCCCGAGTGCTACGCGAAGTCCGCACTGCTGGAGCTCTGCGACGCGGTGGTCCACCGGGCGGGCTGA
- the fahA gene encoding fumarylacetoacetase: MPEQSPLELAEGDPFGPHNLPYGVFTTADQPERRRLGVRVGGHVLDAGAAAHALGSPYAALLDQPGLNPLMAAGRTAWRDVRRALTAWVTVPAHRPDIEPLLHPLGAVTMHLPYEVADYVDFYASEHHATNVGRIFRPDGDALTPNWKHLPIGYHGRAGTIVVSGTDVTRPSGQRKAPSDPAPVFGPSVKLDIEAEVGFVVGTPSRQGSPVELASFRDHVFGLSLLNDWSARDIQAWEYVPLGPFLGKSFATSVSAWVTPLEALDAARVAPPARTHDLLPYLDDADEEEPGGFDLRISVSLNGRVISEPPFSTMYWTAAQQLAHMTVNGASLRTGDLFASGTVSGGRREERGSFLELTWNGTEPLELPDGKRTFLEDGDEITLTAWAPGPDGTRVGLGEVTGRIVAG; this comes from the coding sequence ATGCCCGAGCAGAGCCCGCTCGAACTGGCCGAGGGCGATCCCTTCGGCCCGCACAACCTCCCATACGGCGTCTTCACCACGGCCGACCAGCCCGAACGGCGCCGCCTCGGGGTCCGCGTCGGCGGCCATGTGCTCGACGCGGGAGCCGCCGCGCACGCGCTGGGCTCCCCGTACGCCGCGCTGCTCGACCAGCCCGGCCTCAACCCGCTGATGGCCGCCGGACGCACCGCCTGGCGCGATGTGCGCCGCGCGCTCACCGCCTGGGTCACGGTCCCCGCCCACCGTCCGGACATAGAGCCGCTGCTGCACCCGCTCGGTGCGGTCACGATGCACCTTCCGTACGAGGTCGCCGACTACGTCGACTTCTACGCGAGCGAGCACCACGCCACCAACGTGGGCCGGATCTTCCGGCCCGACGGTGACGCGCTGACCCCCAACTGGAAGCATCTGCCGATCGGCTACCACGGCAGGGCCGGCACGATCGTCGTCTCGGGTACGGACGTGACGCGCCCGTCCGGGCAGCGCAAGGCGCCCTCGGACCCGGCACCGGTCTTCGGGCCCTCCGTCAAGCTCGACATCGAGGCGGAGGTCGGCTTCGTCGTCGGCACGCCCTCGCGGCAGGGCAGCCCGGTGGAGCTGGCCTCCTTCCGCGACCATGTCTTCGGCCTCTCCCTGCTCAACGACTGGTCGGCGCGGGACATCCAGGCCTGGGAGTACGTTCCGCTCGGCCCGTTCCTCGGCAAGTCCTTCGCCACTTCCGTATCGGCCTGGGTGACGCCTCTGGAGGCCCTGGACGCGGCCCGCGTGGCGCCCCCGGCCCGTACCCACGACCTGCTCCCCTATCTGGACGACGCGGACGAGGAGGAGCCTGGCGGCTTCGACCTGCGGATCTCCGTGTCCCTCAACGGCCGGGTGATCTCCGAACCGCCGTTCTCCACCATGTACTGGACGGCGGCCCAGCAGCTGGCCCATATGACGGTCAACGGCGCGTCGCTCCGTACGGGAGACCTCTTCGCCTCGGGCACGGTCAGCGGCGGCCGCCGCGAGGAGCGCGGCTCCTTCCTCGAACTCACCTGGAACGGCACCGAGCCCCTCGAACTGCCCGACGGCAAGCGGACGTTCCTCGAGGACGGCGACGAGATCACCCTGACAGCCTGGGCCCCGGGCCCGGACGGCACCCGGGTGGGCCTCGGCGAGGTGACGGGCCGGATCGTCGCCGGTTGA